A window of the Amycolatopsis solani genome harbors these coding sequences:
- a CDS encoding serine/threonine-protein kinase, which translates to MSDEGRLVADRYRIVGRIGTGAMGAVWQAHDDVLGRTVAIKQLLLQPHLDEHDAEDARQRTMREGRIAARLHHPNAISVFDVVTDDNGQPCLIMEYLNSTSLAAVLQERRTLPPTEVARIGAQVAAALREAHAVGIVHRDIKPGNILLGANGVVKITDFGISRAKDDVTVTKTGMIAGTPAYLAPEVAIGGEPGPESDVFSLGSTLYAACEGQPPFGLSENTLSLLHAVAAGQINPPRQSGPLASVLAVLLHPDVEHRPTAEECEELLAAVARGETPLGGPAEETMMAPAAGVLGAAALADPNATQMFDEIPAGHSGSLLDGQAPTQAVPYYDEDDYPEGTGYPEDDYDGYDHYPEDNRHGGVPPGLAATRAVPVPPPGQDPYADDLYDDYDDEPAPPPPPRPRPQTRPDDDDEKPGAWKRPAIIGGVVVVGLVALVVWLLSPNNPEAPAAPVSSSKPKPAATSESLPSTTDLPTSTVDLPSSTEEATSSSKKTTSRASEPEKTTTPKTTPKTTTPPDTTPVETTPTTPVTPTSTPAGG; encoded by the coding sequence GTGAGCGACGAGGGTCGTCTGGTCGCCGATCGGTACCGCATCGTCGGCCGGATCGGCACGGGCGCGATGGGGGCCGTCTGGCAGGCGCACGACGACGTCCTGGGCCGCACCGTGGCCATCAAGCAGCTCCTCCTCCAGCCGCACCTGGACGAGCACGACGCCGAAGACGCCCGGCAGCGCACGATGCGCGAGGGCCGGATTGCGGCGCGGCTGCACCACCCGAACGCCATCTCCGTCTTCGACGTCGTCACCGACGACAACGGCCAGCCCTGCCTGATCATGGAGTACCTCAACTCCACCAGCCTGGCCGCCGTGCTGCAGGAACGCCGCACGCTGCCGCCGACCGAGGTGGCGCGCATCGGCGCCCAGGTCGCCGCGGCGCTGCGCGAGGCGCACGCGGTCGGCATCGTGCACCGCGACATCAAGCCGGGCAACATCCTGCTCGGTGCCAACGGCGTCGTGAAGATCACCGACTTCGGCATCTCCCGCGCCAAGGACGACGTCACGGTCACCAAGACCGGGATGATCGCCGGCACCCCCGCCTACCTGGCCCCCGAGGTCGCCATCGGTGGCGAGCCCGGCCCGGAGTCCGACGTCTTCTCGCTCGGCTCGACGCTGTACGCCGCGTGCGAGGGCCAGCCGCCGTTCGGGCTGTCCGAGAACACGCTGAGCCTGCTGCACGCGGTCGCGGCCGGGCAGATCAACCCGCCGCGCCAGTCCGGGCCGCTGGCCAGCGTGCTGGCCGTGCTGCTGCACCCGGACGTCGAGCACCGCCCGACCGCCGAAGAGTGCGAGGAGCTGCTCGCGGCCGTCGCGCGCGGCGAGACGCCGCTCGGCGGCCCCGCGGAAGAGACCATGATGGCGCCGGCCGCCGGCGTCCTCGGCGCGGCCGCCCTCGCCGACCCGAACGCGACCCAGATGTTCGACGAGATCCCGGCGGGTCACTCGGGCAGCCTGCTCGACGGGCAGGCGCCGACCCAGGCCGTCCCGTACTACGACGAGGACGACTACCCGGAGGGCACCGGCTACCCGGAAGACGACTACGACGGGTACGACCACTACCCCGAGGACAACCGCCACGGGGGCGTGCCGCCCGGGCTGGCCGCGACCCGCGCGGTGCCGGTGCCGCCGCCCGGCCAGGACCCGTACGCGGACGACCTGTACGACGACTACGACGACGAGCCGGCCCCGCCGCCCCCGCCGCGGCCCCGCCCGCAGACGCGGCCCGACGATGACGACGAGAAGCCCGGTGCGTGGAAGCGCCCGGCGATCATCGGCGGTGTCGTGGTCGTGGGCCTGGTGGCCCTCGTCGTCTGGCTGCTGAGCCCGAACAACCCGGAGGCGCCGGCCGCGCCGGTGTCGAGCAGCAAGCCGAAGCCCGCCGCGACGTCGGAGTCGCTGCCCTCGACGACGGACCTGCCGACCAGCACGGTCGACCTGCCGTCGAGCACGGAGGAGGCGACGTCTTCGTCGAAGAAGACGACCTCGCGGGCCAGCGAGCCGGAGAAGACCACGACTCCGAAGACGACGCCGAAGACAACTACTCCGCCGGACACGACCCCCGTCGAAACGACGCCGACCACTCCCGTGACGCCGACCTCCACCCCGGCTGGCGGATGA
- a CDS encoding DMT family transporter, producing the protein MGETKTLLRIGALALMWGSSFFWIKLGLGMFSPVQLVLARLVLGAATLLVLCRLQRARLPRDRRMWGHLAVAAFFHNALPFLLFAIGETTVDSGITGVLNSTTPLWVLLAAPLMGTSSRMSGARFAGLLIGLGGILLIFAPWQASGLLSWGALACLAAAASYGFAFVYEGKYLSDSSLSPYATSAGQMLLASGMLVLALPAGGFTPVHVSTGPLLAILVLGVGSTGFAFALNYQLLASEGAVAASVVGYLLPVVSVLLGALFLGEQLHLRVIAGMVIVLGGVALTRLPKRAPVEPVLERV; encoded by the coding sequence GTGGGCGAGACGAAGACCCTGCTGAGGATCGGCGCGCTGGCGTTGATGTGGGGCTCGAGCTTCTTCTGGATCAAGCTGGGGCTGGGGATGTTCTCGCCGGTCCAGCTGGTGCTGGCGCGACTCGTGCTGGGCGCGGCCACGCTGCTGGTGCTGTGCCGGCTGCAGCGGGCCCGGCTGCCGCGCGACCGCCGGATGTGGGGACACCTGGCGGTCGCGGCGTTCTTCCACAACGCGCTGCCGTTCCTGCTGTTCGCGATCGGCGAGACGACGGTCGATTCGGGGATCACCGGCGTGCTGAACTCGACGACGCCGTTGTGGGTGCTGCTGGCGGCACCGCTGATGGGGACGTCGTCGCGGATGTCCGGCGCGCGGTTCGCGGGCCTGCTGATCGGGCTCGGCGGGATCCTGCTGATCTTCGCCCCGTGGCAGGCGTCGGGCCTGCTGAGCTGGGGCGCGCTGGCCTGCCTCGCGGCGGCGGCCAGCTACGGCTTCGCGTTCGTCTACGAGGGCAAGTACCTGTCGGACTCGTCGCTGTCGCCATACGCGACTTCGGCCGGGCAGATGCTGCTGGCCAGCGGGATGCTGGTGCTCGCGCTGCCGGCGGGCGGGTTCACGCCGGTGCACGTGTCCACCGGGCCGCTGCTGGCGATCCTGGTGCTCGGGGTCGGGTCGACGGGCTTCGCGTTCGCGCTCAACTACCAGCTGCTGGCGAGCGAAGGCGCGGTGGCGGCGTCGGTGGTGGGTTATCTGCTGCCGGTCGTGTCGGTGCTGCTCGGCGCACTGTTCTTGGGTGAGCAGCTGCACCTGCGGGTGATCGCGGGCATGGTGATCGTGCTCGGTGGGGTCGCGCTGACGCGGCTGCCGAAGCGGGCGCCGGTGGAGCCGGTGCTGGAACGCGTCTAG
- a CDS encoding PspC domain-containing protein: MSGVSEKPGVLNGFEETVKDFWASRPRRPQAGRKVAGVAAGIGYRYGVDPVVVRIALVVATVFGGFGLTFYLLAWLFLPGENDEVSGFEGLIGRGRSTVSPAFAVVLAVLTVVSAGGMFSSTWFDGGGLIGFALVSTALYLLHRSRGHLNRPARVVPRTRTESVTGNGAFTMTDTAEAQSPARGFDPLAADPAGWDLPDAPAEPPPPTAPPSYRAPERRPHSKVGSVTFAFAVLTAGAGVLLNLNDVDWFSAQHIIGLVLGVTGIGLVAGAFARGGRGLIGLAVPLAIVGMILTTAPFEHIDFRGGVGDIKATPATIADVQPSYQHAAGDIDIDLSKLPVGDPYSTTISNGAGDTKVTVPENADVTYECHTGAGSTDCFDRSTDGISQAALKGTDNGPDGVGGQKITLKVDNSVGSVEVRRG; this comes from the coding sequence ATGAGTGGTGTGAGCGAGAAGCCGGGGGTCCTGAACGGCTTCGAGGAGACCGTCAAGGACTTCTGGGCCAGCCGGCCGCGGCGGCCGCAGGCCGGGCGGAAGGTCGCTGGGGTGGCCGCCGGGATCGGGTACCGGTACGGGGTCGATCCCGTCGTCGTGCGGATCGCCTTGGTCGTCGCCACGGTCTTCGGGGGCTTCGGGCTGACCTTCTACCTGCTGGCGTGGCTGTTCCTGCCCGGCGAAAACGACGAGGTGTCCGGCTTCGAGGGCCTCATCGGGCGTGGCCGGTCGACCGTGTCGCCCGCCTTCGCCGTCGTGCTGGCCGTGCTCACCGTCGTCAGTGCGGGCGGGATGTTCAGCTCCACCTGGTTCGACGGTGGCGGGCTGATCGGCTTCGCGCTCGTCTCCACCGCTCTCTACCTGCTGCACCGCAGCCGTGGGCACCTAAACCGGCCGGCGCGGGTCGTGCCGCGGACGCGGACCGAGTCCGTCACCGGGAACGGAGCTTTCACCATGACCGACACCGCCGAGGCGCAGTCGCCGGCGCGGGGGTTCGACCCGCTCGCCGCCGACCCGGCCGGCTGGGACCTGCCCGACGCGCCGGCCGAGCCGCCGCCGCCGACCGCGCCGCCGTCCTACCGCGCGCCTGAGCGACGGCCGCACTCCAAGGTCGGGTCGGTGACCTTCGCGTTCGCCGTGTTGACCGCCGGCGCCGGGGTGCTGCTGAACCTCAACGACGTGGACTGGTTCTCCGCGCAGCACATCATCGGGCTGGTGCTCGGCGTGACCGGGATCGGTCTCGTCGCCGGCGCGTTCGCCCGCGGCGGGCGCGGCCTGATCGGGCTCGCCGTGCCGCTGGCGATCGTCGGGATGATCCTGACGACCGCGCCGTTCGAGCACATCGACTTCCGCGGCGGCGTCGGCGACATCAAGGCGACCCCGGCCACCATCGCCGACGTGCAGCCGAGCTACCAGCACGCGGCCGGCGACATCGACATCGACCTGAGCAAGCTGCCCGTCGGCGACCCGTACTCGACGACGATCTCCAACGGGGCCGGCGACACCAAGGTCACCGTGCCGGAGAACGCCGACGTCACCTACGAGTGCCACACCGGCGCCGGCTCGACGGACTGCTTCGACCGCTCGACCGACGGCATCAGCCAGGCCGCGCTCAAGGGCACGGACAACGGCCCCGACGGCGTCGGCGGCCAGAAGATCACCCTGAAGGTGGACAACAGCGTGGGCAGCGTGGAGGTGCGACGTGGCTGA
- a CDS encoding restriction endonuclease: MGADVTAYAPDGRKIVLQAKRYGGTSKVTGPDLQRFGGTCYSVHGARVAAVVTTSTFTKQAREYAAHHGIRLLDGPGLAAWAGRTGPAPWH, translated from the coding sequence CTGGGCGCGGACGTGACCGCTTACGCGCCCGACGGGCGCAAGATCGTCCTGCAGGCCAAGCGGTACGGCGGCACGTCCAAGGTCACCGGTCCGGACCTCCAGCGCTTCGGCGGTACCTGCTACTCCGTGCACGGTGCCCGCGTCGCCGCCGTCGTCACCACTTCGACGTTCACGAAGCAAGCCCGTGAATATGCCGCCCACCACGGCATCCGCCTGCTCGACGGGCCCGGTCTGGCCGCATGGGCCGGCCGCACCGGTCCGGCGCCTTGGCACTGA
- a CDS encoding serine/threonine-protein kinase: MSSEGTIVGGRFRLDQPIGRGRAGIVWLAFDTRLFRTVAMKRMYLPVGGGDRAEQARAAAMQEGKDAARIEHPCAIKVFDVLPEGQDVWLVMEYIPSRSMATFLAEHGRLTSDQAAALGIQLGNALAAIHTAGFVHRTLEPGTVLLADDGGVKLTDIGISGGGPHAAYVAPEVVRGLPPTPAADVFSLGATLYTAVEGVPPFGDDGQSSERPPQNAGVLTEALRKMLRADPTTRPTMADTVRSLKAITEGRETAFIPPTAPGLPPPPPPPFNPGLAPAAPPMPPSGPQFQQHIPVAPGYSPAEETQRMQPVPPPQATQYAPPPAAPARPAEAWTLPVSKKTLVTVAAILAAVLVGILVSELFFV; this comes from the coding sequence TTGAGTTCTGAAGGCACCATCGTCGGCGGCCGGTTCCGGCTGGACCAGCCGATCGGCCGCGGCCGCGCGGGCATCGTGTGGCTGGCGTTCGACACGCGGCTGTTCCGCACCGTCGCGATGAAGCGGATGTACCTGCCGGTCGGCGGCGGTGACCGCGCCGAGCAGGCGCGCGCGGCCGCCATGCAGGAGGGCAAGGACGCGGCCCGGATCGAGCACCCGTGCGCGATCAAGGTGTTCGACGTGCTGCCCGAAGGCCAGGACGTCTGGCTCGTGATGGAGTACATCCCCTCGCGCAGCATGGCGACGTTCCTCGCCGAGCACGGCAGGCTCACCTCGGACCAGGCGGCGGCGCTGGGCATCCAGCTCGGGAACGCGCTGGCCGCGATCCACACCGCCGGGTTCGTCCACCGCACGCTCGAGCCGGGCACCGTGCTGCTGGCCGACGACGGCGGCGTGAAGCTCACCGACATCGGCATCAGCGGCGGCGGGCCCCACGCGGCCTACGTGGCGCCCGAGGTCGTTCGCGGGCTGCCGCCGACGCCGGCCGCGGACGTCTTCTCCCTCGGCGCGACGCTGTACACGGCGGTGGAGGGCGTGCCGCCGTTCGGGGACGACGGCCAGTCGTCCGAACGCCCGCCGCAGAACGCCGGTGTCCTCACCGAGGCGCTGCGCAAGATGCTGCGCGCGGACCCGACCACGCGCCCGACGATGGCGGACACCGTCCGCTCGCTGAAGGCGATCACCGAAGGTCGTGAGACGGCGTTCATCCCGCCGACGGCGCCCGGGCTGCCGCCGCCCCCGCCGCCACCGTTCAACCCGGGGCTCGCGCCGGCCGCGCCGCCGATGCCGCCGTCGGGTCCGCAGTTCCAGCAGCACATCCCGGTCGCGCCCGGCTACTCCCCCGCGGAGGAAACCCAGCGGATGCAGCCGGTTCCCCCGCCGCAGGCGACGCAGTACGCGCCGCCGCCCGCCGCCCCGGCGCGGCCCGCCGAGGCGTGGACCCTGCCGGTGTCGAAGAAGACGCTGGTCACCGTGGCCGCGATCCTCGCGGCGGTGCTGGTCGGCATCCTCGTTTCGGAGCTGTTCTTCGTCTAG
- a CDS encoding response regulator encodes MLDDVTDSQREPVKVFLVDDHALFRAGVRTELDSITDEVRVVGEAGSVAEAVAGIARTKPQVVLLDVHMPDGGGAEVLRRVRPELPDVVFLALSVSDAAEDVIAVIRAGARGYVTKTISSKELVRAVVRVSDGDAVFSPRLAGFVLDAFADRPGSAPINDPELDLLTPRERDVLRLLARGYAYKEIASELFISVKTVETHVSSVLRKTQLSNRYELSRWASDRRLV; translated from the coding sequence ATGCTCGACGACGTGACGGACAGCCAGCGTGAACCGGTCAAGGTGTTCCTCGTCGACGACCACGCCCTGTTCCGCGCGGGGGTGCGCACCGAGCTCGACTCGATCACCGACGAGGTCCGCGTCGTCGGTGAGGCCGGGTCGGTCGCGGAGGCGGTCGCCGGCATCGCGCGGACGAAGCCGCAGGTCGTGCTGCTCGACGTCCACATGCCCGACGGCGGCGGCGCCGAGGTGCTGCGCCGCGTCCGCCCGGAGCTGCCGGACGTCGTCTTCCTGGCGCTTTCGGTTTCGGACGCCGCCGAGGACGTCATCGCGGTCATCCGCGCCGGCGCCCGCGGCTACGTGACGAAGACGATCTCGTCGAAGGAACTGGTCCGCGCGGTGGTCCGCGTCTCGGACGGCGACGCGGTGTTCTCCCCGCGACTGGCCGGCTTCGTCCTGGACGCGTTCGCCGACCGCCCCGGCTCGGCCCCGATCAACGACCCCGAACTCGACCTGCTGACACCCCGCGAGCGCGACGTCCTGCGCCTCCTGGCCCGCGGCTACGCGTACAAGGAAATCGCGTCGGAGCTGTTCATCTCGGTGAAGACGGTCGAGACGCACGTCTCGAGCGTGCTGCGGAAGACCCAGCTGTCGAACCGCTACGAGCTCTCCCGCTGGGCTTCCGACCGCCGCCTCGTCTAG
- a CDS encoding LysR family transcriptional regulator, with amino-acid sequence MLDVRRMQVLRAVITSGSITAAARNLGYTPSAISQQLSALEREAGTELLERVGRGVRPTPAGALLSEHAETLSMELAKAEAALAELKEGRTGRVSIRYFATAGASLVPPAIAAVRREHPGVHLDLKLVEPDDPMTDVEAGKADVAITVFPRKTPPGKGVELVHLLDDPYRAVLPKAHPLARKRVLDLTEFADEPWVGVDGLPGICRDILDSACASAGFTPNIVVESEDYQTAQGFVAAGIGVGLVPELGLGAQHPGVVVRRIRNPEPVRAIHAAVASRAWGSPAVRTLLEAMRAATAKVA; translated from the coding sequence ATGCTCGACGTCCGCCGCATGCAGGTCCTCCGTGCCGTGATCACCAGCGGGTCGATCACCGCCGCGGCCCGCAACCTGGGCTACACGCCGTCCGCGATCAGCCAGCAGCTGTCCGCGCTGGAACGCGAAGCCGGCACCGAACTCCTCGAGCGCGTCGGGCGCGGCGTCCGGCCGACGCCGGCGGGGGCGCTGCTGTCCGAGCACGCCGAGACGCTGAGCATGGAGCTCGCCAAGGCCGAGGCGGCGCTGGCCGAGCTCAAGGAGGGCCGCACCGGCCGCGTCTCGATCCGCTACTTCGCCACGGCGGGCGCGTCACTGGTCCCGCCCGCGATCGCCGCGGTCCGCCGCGAGCACCCCGGCGTCCACCTCGACCTGAAGCTCGTCGAGCCCGACGACCCGATGACGGACGTCGAGGCGGGCAAGGCCGACGTCGCGATCACCGTCTTCCCGCGCAAGACCCCGCCCGGCAAGGGCGTCGAGCTGGTGCACCTGCTCGACGACCCGTACCGGGCCGTGCTGCCGAAGGCCCACCCGCTGGCCCGCAAGCGCGTGCTGGACCTGACGGAGTTCGCCGACGAGCCGTGGGTCGGCGTCGACGGCCTGCCCGGCATCTGCCGCGACATCCTCGACAGCGCGTGCGCGTCCGCCGGGTTCACGCCGAACATCGTCGTCGAGTCCGAGGACTACCAGACGGCGCAGGGTTTCGTCGCCGCCGGCATCGGCGTCGGGCTCGTCCCGGAACTCGGCCTCGGCGCGCAGCACCCCGGCGTCGTCGTCCGCCGGATCCGGAACCCGGAGCCGGTCCGCGCGATCCACGCCGCGGTCGCGTCCCGCGCGTGGGGCTCCCCGGCCGTCCGCACGCTGCTGGAAGCCATGCGCGCAGCGACCGCCAAGGTGGCCTAG
- a CDS encoding ATP-binding protein: MDPVQDSLDLVATDQAVAVPEKPKMFRRRNGRAIAGVAGGLADHLGVPVLWVRTAFALLAALNGAGLLAYGLLWVFVQQQSQEATDSPTPKERQQAFGLIALGVGLAVASGTLTGFISGWVAVPLAVAMIGLAVVWREADESQRRRWRVGAKDGFAGAFLGGGGWSAAIRIVAGVALVITGITVVVLRSGTLDQVQFALIAVLATLIGVAVLTVPFWLRLVRDLSDERKARIRTDERAEIAAHLHDSVLQTLALIQKQSEQPREVARLARSQERELRGWLYGPNGYGKPTENEEEATGQLSEALATACGEVEDTFAISVGQVVVGDAELDESLVALVQAAREAIVNAAKHAGVEEVSVFAEVEPTAVTVFVRDRGKGFDPDLVPDDRHGLADSIRGRMTRHGGTCKVRTAPGEGTEVQLAMPVKAGKGAA, from the coding sequence ATGGACCCCGTGCAGGACTCCCTCGACCTCGTAGCCACCGACCAGGCGGTCGCCGTCCCGGAAAAGCCGAAGATGTTCCGGCGCCGCAACGGGCGGGCGATCGCCGGGGTCGCCGGGGGGCTCGCCGATCACCTCGGGGTGCCGGTGCTCTGGGTGCGGACGGCGTTCGCGCTGCTCGCCGCGCTCAACGGGGCCGGGTTGCTCGCCTACGGGCTGCTCTGGGTGTTCGTGCAGCAGCAGTCCCAGGAAGCCACCGACTCGCCGACGCCGAAGGAACGGCAGCAGGCGTTCGGCCTGATCGCGCTGGGCGTCGGCCTCGCCGTCGCCAGCGGGACGCTCACCGGGTTCATCAGCGGCTGGGTGGCCGTGCCGCTCGCCGTCGCCATGATCGGTCTCGCGGTCGTCTGGCGCGAAGCCGACGAGTCGCAGCGCCGTCGCTGGCGGGTCGGCGCGAAGGACGGCTTCGCGGGCGCCTTCCTCGGCGGTGGCGGCTGGTCGGCCGCCATCCGGATCGTCGCCGGCGTCGCGCTGGTGATCACCGGCATCACCGTCGTCGTGCTGCGCAGCGGCACCCTCGACCAGGTCCAGTTCGCGCTCATCGCGGTGCTCGCGACGCTCATCGGCGTCGCCGTGCTGACCGTGCCCTTCTGGCTGCGGCTGGTCCGCGACCTCTCCGACGAGCGCAAGGCCCGCATCCGCACCGACGAGCGCGCCGAGATCGCCGCCCACCTGCACGACTCCGTGCTGCAGACCCTCGCGCTCATCCAGAAGCAGAGCGAGCAGCCCCGCGAGGTCGCGCGCCTGGCCCGCAGCCAGGAACGCGAACTGCGCGGCTGGCTCTACGGCCCCAACGGCTACGGCAAGCCCACCGAAAACGAAGAGGAAGCCACCGGCCAGCTGTCCGAAGCGCTCGCGACGGCGTGCGGCGAGGTCGAGGACACCTTCGCGATCTCGGTCGGCCAGGTCGTCGTCGGCGACGCGGAACTCGACGAGTCGCTGGTCGCGCTCGTCCAGGCCGCCCGCGAGGCCATCGTCAACGCCGCCAAGCACGCCGGCGTCGAGGAGGTCAGCGTCTTCGCCGAGGTCGAGCCGACGGCGGTCACGGTGTTCGTCCGCGACCGCGGCAAGGGCTTCGACCCCGACCTCGTCCCAGACGACCGCCACGGCCTCGCCGACTCGATCCGCGGCCGGATGACCCGCCACGGCGGCACGTGCAAGGTCCGGACCGCGCCGGGCGAGGGCACCGAGGTGCAGCTCGCCATGCCGGTGAAAGCGGGCAAGGGAGCGGCGTGA